A window of Candidatus Gracilibacteria bacterium genomic DNA:
TTTTATATTACTCTCTCTTGAAGAGAGTTTTCTAGTATCAAAACAGATGAAGATATTATGAAGTTTTGTATTGCTCTGGAAATGATTCATGCATTTTCATTGGTACACGACGATATGCCATGTATGGATAATGATGAGCTACGACGTTGAGAGCTCACTGTATGGAAAAAATATAGCCAATATGAAGCAATACTTGTTGGTGATATGCTCAATACCTTGTGATTTGAGCTAATAGCTGACATTAAATCACCGTATGTATCTCAAGAACTTTCAAAATTGATTTCTCATGCTATTTGATTTTATGGTATGGTTTGATGACAAGTAGAAGATATGTATTTCGAAGAAAATATTTCAAAATTAACAGAAAACATACTGACTCAACTTCATAATAAAAAAACTGGCAAACTTATTGAAGCAAGTATCTTAGGTGGTATAATTCTTTCATGAGAAAGAGCTAATATAGATATATTTAAAGATTTTTGAAAAAAACTTGGACTCGCTTTTCAAGTCAAAGACGATTTACTTGATGTGGAGGGGACTCAAGAAGAAACTTGAAAAAGTGTTGGTTGAGAAGAGAAATGATTTGTGTATTTGACAGGTCTGGACAAAAGTCGTACACTCCTTCATAATATAATTTCAGATTGTCGAAGTATTTCTCGACATCTAGGATCAGATAAAATTGATTTTCTGGTTGATTATGTAGAACAAAGGTCTAAATAGTTTAATAAATACCGTATGAATTCAAAGATTAGTAAACTTTTTGCAGATATAGATGCAAAAAAAGAAGAAATTAAAAAAGAGTATGAAAAACTAAGGAAGAAATACGACTTCTCAGTAGAAAACGGCAGAATTAAATTTTCAAATAAAGCGAAAGAATATCAAAAATGATTTAAAGTCCCTCTCAAGGACTACGCAGTTCCTAAAAGTGTGAGACATTTTATCTCTATGCCATTTATTTATGGCATGATAATTCCTGGATTTGTATTAGATGTTTGATTATTTTTATATCAACAAACGGCTTTTA
This region includes:
- a CDS encoding polyprenyl synthetase family protein, whose protein sequence is MKLPKWYNEYKNLIESSIDKYLDTYLSLPSSEPLEQFKEVIKYSCKGGKKLRSILALEFYITLSGREFSSIKTDEDIMKFCIALEMIHAFSLVHDDMPCMDNDELRRGELTVWKKYSQYEAILVGDMLNTLGFELIADIKSPYVSQELSKLISHAIGFYGMVGGQVEDMYFEENISKLTENILTQLHNKKTGKLIEASILGGIILSGERANIDIFKDFGKKLGLAFQVKDDLLDVEGTQEETGKSVGGEEKGFVYLTGLDKSRTLLHNIISDCRSISRHLGSDKIDFLVDYVEQRSK